Proteins encoded in a region of the Mariprofundus ferrinatatus genome:
- a CDS encoding NUDIX domain-containing protein — translation MIAPFDREGNVLLLKRSASQHCGALWSFPGGKIEVGEKPKEAAMRELQEETGLSGDNWKLLGMHHFEYPDRILHFLLFSCICGEPGTLNAESEHAWVSIDELESYPMPEANLGMLPLISGV, via the coding sequence CTGATCGCTCCCTTTGATCGCGAAGGGAACGTACTGCTTCTCAAGCGTAGCGCCAGTCAGCACTGCGGAGCCCTCTGGTCATTCCCAGGCGGCAAGATTGAGGTCGGAGAGAAGCCAAAAGAGGCTGCCATGCGCGAGCTTCAGGAGGAGACGGGGCTGTCGGGGGACAACTGGAAGCTGCTCGGCATGCACCACTTTGAATATCCTGACAGGATTCTCCATTTTCTCCTATTCAGCTGCATTTGCGGTGAACCGGGAACCCTGAATGCCGAATCAGAACATGCATGGGTATCCATTGATGAACTGGAGAGTTATCCAATGCCCGAAGCCAATCTCGGCATGCTTCCGCTCATTTCCGGAGTTTAA
- the secA gene encoding preprotein translocase subunit SecA, producing MFNVLTKLFGSRNDRLLKELWPMAEQINALEADMQALSDEELAGKTVEFRQRIADGATVDDLLFEAFAVVREASVRALGMRHFDVQLIGGIILHQGKIAEMKTGEGKTLTATLPVYLNALPGKGAHVITVNDYLARRDAENMGKLYGFLGLSTGVIVHGISNEERQQAYASDITYGTNNEFGFDYLRDNMAFSAEELVQRGHHYAIVDEVDSILIDEARTPLIISGPAEQATELYKQADGLIKQLNEEDYEKDEKDRAISYTEIGNDHVEELFRNAGLLINGNLYDPENVNLMHAATQALRANHLFAREKDYIVRSDEVIIIDEFTGRMMPGRRYSDGLHQALEAKEGVTVQPENQTLASITFQNYFRMYDKLAGMTGTADTEAEEFQKIYSLEVVIVPTNKDMIRNDVADVIYRDTEDKFNAIVSDIETVHKEGAPLLVGTTSIEKSEYLSELLKKKGIKHEVLNAKHHEREAEIVAQAGRKNAVTIATNMAGRGTDIMLGGNPDMLISQLPQGLSEADRKTKAKEIREACQAEHVEVVELGGLHILGTERHESRRIDNQLRGRSGRQGDPGVTRFYLSLEDDLMRIFGGEKMQSMLTKMGFEQGEAIEHPWVTKAIENSQKKVEGRNFDIRKQLLEYDDVMNQQRDVVYSQRRELLRADDVADVIDDMQADLAAHLAAEFLDGHPEAWHMDELKDALMERLTVESDPQAWLASDDVDTADDMAVKIKEALQAHMAAKEAITGAEQMRGFEKYLVLNILDHHWKEHLLAMDHLRQSVGLRGYAQKQPIQEYKRESFELFEGMLDKVREQTMVALHSVQVEQQAPIVEEPAREDPSKVNYSHGADETDEDHHTYKREHPKVGRNDPCPCGSGKKYKQCHGRRN from the coding sequence ATGTTTAATGTCCTGACCAAACTGTTCGGTAGCCGCAACGACCGTTTACTGAAAGAACTATGGCCCATGGCCGAACAGATTAACGCGCTGGAAGCCGACATGCAGGCACTCTCCGATGAAGAGCTGGCCGGAAAAACTGTTGAGTTCCGTCAGCGTATTGCAGATGGTGCAACCGTTGATGACCTTCTTTTCGAAGCCTTTGCCGTGGTACGCGAAGCATCAGTGCGAGCCCTCGGCATGCGCCATTTCGATGTACAGTTGATCGGCGGCATCATCCTGCATCAGGGCAAGATTGCCGAAATGAAGACCGGTGAAGGTAAAACCCTGACCGCAACCCTGCCTGTTTATCTCAATGCACTGCCCGGCAAGGGCGCGCATGTCATTACCGTGAATGACTACCTGGCAAGACGCGATGCGGAAAACATGGGCAAACTCTATGGATTCCTGGGCCTCTCCACCGGCGTTATCGTGCATGGCATCAGCAATGAAGAGCGCCAGCAGGCTTACGCTTCCGATATCACCTACGGCACCAACAACGAATTCGGTTTCGATTACCTGCGCGACAACATGGCATTCTCCGCCGAGGAGCTGGTACAGCGTGGCCACCACTACGCGATCGTCGATGAAGTGGACTCGATCCTGATTGATGAGGCACGTACGCCGCTGATCATCTCCGGCCCTGCCGAGCAGGCGACCGAGCTCTACAAGCAGGCGGACGGCCTGATCAAGCAGCTTAACGAAGAGGATTACGAAAAGGATGAAAAAGATCGCGCCATCTCCTATACCGAGATCGGCAACGATCATGTCGAGGAACTCTTCCGCAACGCGGGACTGCTGATCAACGGCAACCTCTATGATCCTGAAAACGTCAATCTGATGCATGCCGCCACACAGGCACTGCGCGCCAACCACCTGTTTGCCCGCGAAAAGGATTATATTGTGCGTAGCGATGAGGTGATCATCATCGACGAGTTCACCGGCCGCATGATGCCGGGGCGCCGCTACTCCGATGGCCTGCATCAGGCTTTGGAGGCCAAGGAGGGGGTAACGGTTCAGCCTGAAAACCAGACACTGGCTTCAATCACCTTCCAGAACTACTTCCGCATGTATGACAAGCTGGCCGGCATGACCGGCACGGCAGATACGGAAGCGGAAGAGTTCCAGAAAATCTACAGCCTGGAAGTGGTCATCGTACCGACCAACAAGGATATGATCCGTAACGATGTCGCCGATGTGATCTATCGCGATACCGAGGACAAGTTCAACGCGATCGTCAGCGATATTGAAACCGTGCACAAAGAGGGGGCCCCGCTACTGGTCGGCACCACCTCGATCGAAAAATCCGAATACCTCTCCGAGCTGCTGAAAAAGAAAGGCATCAAACATGAGGTTCTCAACGCCAAGCACCATGAACGCGAGGCGGAGATCGTTGCCCAGGCCGGTCGCAAGAATGCGGTTACCATCGCCACCAACATGGCCGGCCGCGGTACCGACATCATGCTCGGCGGCAATCCCGACATGCTCATCTCCCAGCTCCCACAGGGCCTCTCGGAGGCCGACCGCAAGACCAAAGCGAAGGAGATTCGTGAAGCATGTCAGGCAGAACATGTTGAGGTAGTAGAGCTTGGAGGCCTGCATATTCTCGGTACCGAGCGTCATGAATCCCGTCGCATCGACAACCAGCTGCGAGGCCGTTCCGGTCGTCAGGGCGATCCGGGTGTAACCCGCTTCTACCTCTCCCTTGAAGATGACCTGATGCGCATCTTCGGTGGAGAAAAGATGCAGTCGATGCTGACCAAGATGGGCTTCGAACAGGGCGAAGCGATCGAACATCCATGGGTCACCAAGGCTATTGAGAACTCACAGAAGAAGGTTGAGGGTCGCAACTTTGATATTCGCAAGCAGCTGCTTGAGTACGATGATGTAATGAACCAGCAGCGCGATGTGGTTTATTCGCAGCGCCGTGAGTTGCTTAGAGCCGATGATGTCGCCGATGTCATTGACGACATGCAGGCGGACCTTGCAGCTCACCTTGCTGCCGAGTTCCTCGATGGCCATCCTGAAGCGTGGCACATGGATGAGCTGAAAGATGCGCTGATGGAGCGGCTGACTGTGGAGAGCGACCCTCAGGCATGGCTGGCCAGTGATGATGTTGATACTGCAGACGATATGGCTGTCAAAATCAAGGAAGCGCTGCAGGCGCATATGGCTGCCAAGGAGGCAATCACAGGGGCTGAGCAGATGCGCGGCTTCGAGAAGTACCTCGTGCTAAACATTCTAGATCACCACTGGAAAGAGCACCTGCTGGCGATGGACCACCTGCGCCAGAGTGTCGGCCTTCGCGGTTACGCCCAGAAGCAGCCGATTCAGGAGTACAAGCGCGAATCATTCGAACTGTTCGAAGGCATGCTCGATAAAGTGCGCGAACAGACCATGGTCGCCCTGCACAGTGTACAGGTAGAGCAGCAGGCACCCATCGTGGAAGAACCTGCACGCGAGGACCCATCCAAGGTCAATTACAGCCACGGTGCTGACGAAACGGATGAAGATCACCACACCTACAAACGAGAGCACCCCAAGGTTGGTCGTAATGATCCATGTCCGTGCGGTTCCGGAAAAAAATACAAGCAGTGCCACGGCAGGCGGAATTAA
- a CDS encoding aminotransferase class I/II-fold pyridoxal phosphate-dependent enzyme — MRRIDQIEPFRVMQLLERAKELEAEGQKIIHMEIGEPDFPTPPSVIEAAKAALDSGDNYYTPSTGNPKLQKALSQWYLGEYGVAVAPERILITPGTSGAFSLIYATLLEAGESVLLSDPGYPCQRNFIRLAGGEPLNIPVSPETRYHLSAGLIEHHWKAGTRAAVVINPSNPTGTLIDDGELKKVADSCRRLGGYLISDEIYHGLTYGAKARCALEFSDDAIIVNGFSKRWAMTGWRIGWVIVPDSLIDACRRVMQNIFIAAPTLSQYAAIRALAASDEIEVMRRAYDERRSYLLSELPKLGFDIVVEPQGAFYIYANVSRLTDDSRSFCWQMLEKAGVAITPGEDFGSYRSDQHVRFSYATGLEDIREGVDRIRRYLSLATK, encoded by the coding sequence ATGCGAAGAATTGATCAGATTGAACCGTTCCGTGTAATGCAGCTGCTCGAGCGCGCCAAGGAGCTGGAGGCCGAAGGGCAGAAGATTATCCATATGGAGATCGGCGAACCCGATTTCCCAACCCCCCCTTCAGTCATCGAAGCTGCGAAAGCCGCCCTCGATAGCGGAGACAACTATTATACCCCGTCCACCGGAAACCCTAAACTGCAAAAGGCGTTGTCGCAGTGGTATCTGGGCGAATACGGTGTTGCCGTTGCCCCCGAACGCATTCTGATCACCCCAGGCACATCCGGTGCATTCAGCCTGATCTATGCGACCCTGCTTGAGGCGGGTGAATCAGTGCTTCTCTCCGACCCCGGCTACCCCTGCCAGCGCAACTTTATTCGCCTTGCAGGGGGCGAGCCTCTCAACATCCCGGTTAGCCCCGAAACGCGCTACCACCTCTCAGCCGGACTGATCGAGCATCACTGGAAAGCGGGAACACGCGCCGCCGTGGTGATCAATCCATCCAACCCTACCGGAACACTGATCGATGATGGGGAGTTGAAAAAAGTAGCTGACAGTTGCCGCAGGCTGGGCGGATACCTGATTTCCGATGAGATATACCATGGCCTCACCTATGGCGCCAAAGCGCGCTGTGCCCTGGAGTTCAGTGATGACGCCATTATCGTCAACGGCTTCTCCAAACGCTGGGCCATGACCGGCTGGCGCATCGGCTGGGTCATCGTGCCTGACAGCCTGATCGATGCCTGCCGCCGGGTGATGCAGAATATCTTTATTGCCGCTCCCACCCTTTCGCAATATGCGGCGATCAGGGCCCTTGCGGCCAGTGATGAAATTGAAGTCATGCGCAGGGCCTATGATGAACGGCGCAGCTATCTTTTAAGTGAGCTGCCAAAGCTCGGATTCGATATTGTGGTGGAACCGCAGGGGGCATTTTACATTTACGCCAATGTCAGCAGGCTCACCGATGACTCGCGCAGTTTCTGCTGGCAGATGCTTGAAAAAGCCGGCGTGGCGATCACTCCGGGCGAGGATTTTGGCAGTTACCGGTCGGATCAACATGTGCGCTTCTCCTATGCCACGGGACTTGAAGATATCCGTGAAGGTGTCGACAGGATTCGCCGATACCTGAGCCTCGCCACGAAATAA
- the argJ gene encoding bifunctional glutamate N-acetyltransferase/amino-acid acetyltransferase ArgJ: MSVNPPNQKHPLPVPGFKVGTASCGVKSPALRGKRQDVTLIVAECACHAAGVFTKNRFRAACVRSGEKTLASNSENVRAIVANAGNANAGLGEMETVWARQLIETGAEAAGVVSDSVLSASTGVIGTPFPIERIQEKMHEASDSLAADNWEAAAHAIRTTDTFAKWSSAEIEIEGNRYTLTGIAKGSGMIHPNMATMLAFVATDAPIKAAELGPMLKRAADRSFNCISVDGDTSTNDTLYLLSSGIGLGHAPLADTSLFEHALTELCIELATQIVRDGEGVSKFVTIEVSGAACEADARTVGRAVAVSPLVKTAFAGSDANWGRILSAVGNSGIAIDTNRITLSADDVLMFEKGNLHPDYSDEQGMAVFSQDEFTISLDLGMGDAQATVWTGDLTHEYITINAEYRT, encoded by the coding sequence ATGTCTGTAAACCCACCGAACCAGAAGCATCCGCTGCCTGTTCCCGGCTTCAAAGTCGGCACTGCCTCATGCGGCGTGAAGTCGCCTGCACTGCGTGGAAAGCGCCAGGATGTGACACTGATTGTCGCCGAGTGCGCCTGTCACGCGGCCGGCGTTTTTACAAAAAACCGCTTCCGCGCTGCCTGCGTTCGCAGCGGCGAGAAGACCCTCGCATCAAACAGTGAAAATGTACGTGCCATTGTAGCCAATGCAGGCAATGCCAATGCAGGGCTTGGTGAAATGGAAACGGTCTGGGCACGCCAGCTTATTGAGACCGGTGCCGAGGCTGCAGGCGTCGTTTCTGACAGCGTACTCTCCGCCTCGACCGGCGTCATCGGCACTCCGTTCCCAATCGAACGTATTCAGGAGAAGATGCATGAAGCCTCTGACTCTCTTGCTGCGGATAACTGGGAGGCCGCAGCACATGCCATCCGCACCACCGACACCTTCGCCAAGTGGTCCTCGGCTGAGATAGAGATCGAGGGCAACCGTTATACGCTGACAGGCATTGCCAAAGGCAGCGGTATGATCCATCCGAACATGGCAACGATGCTCGCTTTTGTTGCCACCGATGCACCGATCAAAGCGGCCGAACTTGGCCCTATGCTCAAACGTGCCGCCGACCGCTCGTTCAATTGCATCTCGGTGGATGGCGACACTTCAACCAACGACACCCTGTATCTGCTCTCCTCCGGCATAGGGCTCGGTCATGCACCGCTTGCAGACACATCCCTCTTCGAGCATGCGCTGACTGAACTCTGCATCGAACTTGCCACGCAGATCGTTCGTGATGGTGAGGGTGTCTCAAAGTTTGTCACCATTGAGGTTTCCGGCGCAGCGTGCGAGGCGGATGCCCGTACTGTCGGTCGAGCAGTTGCTGTATCTCCACTTGTAAAAACCGCTTTTGCAGGCAGTGATGCCAACTGGGGACGCATACTCTCCGCAGTAGGTAATTCGGGCATAGCCATCGACACCAACCGCATCACCCTCTCGGCCGATGATGTGCTGATGTTCGAGAAGGGCAACCTGCATCCGGATTACAGCGATGAGCAGGGTATGGCGGTATTCAGTCAGGATGAGTTCACCATCTCGCTCGACCTCGGCATGGGCGATGCGCAAGCAACCGTCTGGACTGGAGATCTGACCCACGAATATATCACCATTAACGCAGAGTACCGGACCTGA
- a CDS encoding tyrosine-type recombinase/integrase produces MRSPNLNREIPTAAEMLLSKAIDQFLHELADVRLASEHTVAAYRRDLVRFVAFCGEDASLSAINRTQVQDWLVDSHAAGLAASTLARRLSALSSFFDAAVQAGWCRANVAAGVRPPKLPKRLPRTLPPEQTAALMNHTDRASELRDLALLAVMYGCGLRVSEVVGLNLDDIDMDQFELRVFGKGRKERIVPLPQGAVEYLQAYLGERISAVEEKAVFLNRFGRRLTVRSVQRMLKDRALENGADISVTPHRLRHSFATHLLASGVDLRAIQELLGHASLATTERYTHLDIAKLTEVYDEAHPRARRKG; encoded by the coding sequence TTGAGATCGCCGAATCTGAACAGGGAGATTCCGACGGCAGCTGAGATGTTACTCAGCAAGGCGATAGACCAGTTTCTTCATGAACTGGCCGATGTCCGCCTTGCCTCAGAGCATACGGTTGCCGCATATCGCCGCGATCTTGTACGGTTTGTCGCGTTCTGTGGTGAGGATGCGTCACTCTCAGCAATCAATCGAACCCAGGTGCAGGACTGGCTGGTGGATAGCCATGCAGCGGGACTTGCCGCTTCAACGCTGGCCAGGAGGCTTTCAGCGCTCTCCAGCTTTTTCGATGCAGCCGTGCAGGCGGGCTGGTGCAGGGCCAACGTGGCGGCTGGTGTGCGTCCTCCCAAATTGCCGAAACGACTGCCGCGCACCCTGCCGCCGGAGCAGACCGCCGCCCTGATGAACCATACCGATCGCGCCAGCGAGTTACGGGATCTGGCACTGCTGGCTGTGATGTACGGCTGCGGCCTGCGTGTATCCGAAGTGGTGGGACTGAACCTTGATGATATTGATATGGATCAGTTTGAACTGCGGGTTTTCGGAAAAGGGCGTAAAGAGCGCATCGTGCCACTGCCGCAGGGCGCGGTGGAATATCTTCAGGCCTATCTAGGTGAACGTATCTCAGCCGTCGAGGAGAAGGCGGTATTTCTTAACCGTTTCGGAAGGCGTTTAACCGTGCGCAGCGTGCAGCGCATGCTTAAAGACAGGGCACTGGAGAATGGCGCTGATATTTCGGTAACGCCGCACCGGCTGCGCCACTCATTTGCCACACACCTTCTCGCCAGCGGTGTTGATCTGCGCGCCATACAGGAGTTGCTCGGCCACGCATCGCTTGCCACTACCGAGCGCTATACCCATCTCGATATCGCCAAACTCACCGAGGTTTATGACGAAGCCCATCCCAGAGCCAGACGCAAAGGTTAA
- a CDS encoding DUF484 family protein, which yields MSKEEKASKVESLSDRRFQQMADENRELKGYVAEVMQRLRQNERLFSRMFDLESQVLKSTDPEDLCFTLLRGLRSNFELDFVRFWLDRSSFIGGHKLDALSERDLVWVENDEIRQMGISRKQAWLMQLSPEHEFDWLDSQDRHLGSIALLTLGDLDNPFGVLGVGSIDRDRFAPDQSSDFLQHLAQVVGLTLEHAAAREHLARLSVTDTLTGSQNRRFLQPHSHQPLSQWFGSETEVACIYADVDRFKSLNERLGDDAGDRVLGMVSKAMRQYVRSNDPLIRMGGDEFVLLLPGCSQEKACDIAARAVNCVAESELLEDEKVTVSIGVAYSPAGKDPAVKQLVAKADQAMYVAKALGGNRVEIAESEQGDSDGS from the coding sequence ATGAGCAAGGAAGAGAAAGCCTCCAAGGTGGAGAGCCTCTCGGACCGCCGCTTTCAGCAGATGGCCGATGAGAACAGGGAGCTTAAGGGGTATGTCGCCGAGGTGATGCAGCGTCTGCGTCAGAACGAGCGGCTGTTTTCACGAATGTTTGATCTTGAGTCACAGGTGCTAAAGTCCACCGACCCCGAAGATCTCTGTTTCACCCTGCTGCGTGGCCTGCGTTCCAATTTTGAACTCGACTTTGTCCGCTTCTGGCTCGACCGCTCCAGCTTTATAGGTGGCCATAAGCTCGATGCACTCTCGGAACGCGATCTGGTCTGGGTTGAGAATGATGAGATAAGGCAGATGGGCATTTCACGTAAGCAGGCATGGCTGATGCAACTCTCCCCGGAACATGAGTTCGACTGGCTCGATTCACAAGATCGCCATCTCGGTTCGATTGCACTGCTAACACTGGGTGACCTCGACAATCCTTTCGGCGTGCTGGGGGTAGGGTCGATCGACCGTGACCGTTTCGCGCCCGATCAAAGCAGTGATTTTCTGCAGCACTTGGCGCAGGTGGTCGGTCTTACTCTCGAGCATGCTGCAGCACGTGAGCACCTTGCCCGCCTGTCGGTTACCGATACTTTGACCGGCAGCCAGAATCGCCGCTTTCTGCAGCCTCACAGCCATCAGCCGCTATCGCAGTGGTTTGGCAGTGAAACGGAGGTGGCGTGTATTTATGCCGATGTGGATCGGTTTAAGTCGCTCAATGAACGCCTGGGCGATGATGCCGGCGATAGGGTGCTGGGCATGGTCAGCAAGGCGATGCGCCAGTATGTGCGCTCTAATGACCCGCTGATCCGTATGGGCGGCGATGAGTTTGTTCTGTTGCTGCCGGGCTGCAGTCAGGAGAAGGCGTGTGATATTGCAGCGCGTGCTGTCAACTGCGTAGCAGAGAGTGAACTGTTGGAGGATGAGAAGGTTACGGTAAGCATTGGTGTGGCCTACTCTCCTGCCGGCAAGGATCCTGCCGTTAAGCAGCTGGTCGCCAAGGCAGATCAGGCAATGTATGTCGCCAAGGCCCTGGGCGGCAATCGGGTTGAGATCGCCGAATCTGAACAGGGAGATTCCGACGGCAGCTGA
- the gcvPB gene encoding aminomethyl-transferring glycine dehydrogenase subunit GcvPB: MINPDYKYSGTCGIQHEEPLLFEHAHDAPEALNMPGVDGDISPELAAFARKRPTNIPGLSEPETVRHFVRLSQWNHGIETGFYPLGSCTMKYNPRVNEQVVRLPGLAHIHPDQPEESVQGALELLYELQQWLGEISGLPHVTLQPAAGAHGELVGLMMIRACLDARGESNRRKVLVPDSAHGTNPASAALCGMQTVELKSGADGRIDLDELKAHLDGDTAALMMTNPNTAGAFESDIREICQLVHDAGGLVYGDGANLNALVGVARPGDMGIDCLHINVHKTFSTPHGGGGPGGGPVVVNETLAPYLPVPRIEKQGSQYKLIHHDQQSIGPVLGSAGQIGVMLRANAYISAFGREHLHKIAEDAVLNANYVLHRLKERYHVPFEGLCKHECLLTDEYQNSHGVKTLDIAKRLIDLGFHPMTVYFPLIVHGAMLIEPTETESRETLDAFCDAMLEIADQCEAGETEMLHDAPVKPFRRRLDETQAARKPVLVWQE; encoded by the coding sequence ATGATCAATCCTGACTACAAGTACTCCGGAACCTGCGGAATCCAGCATGAAGAGCCGCTGCTCTTCGAGCATGCCCACGATGCACCCGAAGCTCTCAATATGCCGGGTGTGGATGGCGACATCTCCCCTGAACTCGCCGCCTTTGCACGCAAGAGACCAACCAATATTCCGGGCCTGTCGGAGCCGGAAACGGTGCGCCATTTCGTTCGCCTTTCACAGTGGAACCACGGCATCGAAACAGGCTTCTATCCGCTCGGCTCCTGTACAATGAAGTACAATCCGCGTGTCAACGAGCAAGTGGTTCGTCTGCCGGGACTCGCCCATATTCATCCGGATCAGCCGGAAGAGAGCGTTCAGGGTGCGCTGGAACTGCTCTATGAGCTGCAGCAGTGGCTGGGGGAAATATCCGGACTTCCGCATGTCACCCTGCAGCCTGCTGCCGGAGCACATGGCGAACTGGTTGGCCTGATGATGATCCGCGCCTGCCTCGATGCTCGCGGAGAATCAAATCGCCGCAAGGTACTGGTTCCCGACTCAGCCCACGGTACCAACCCTGCTTCCGCAGCACTCTGCGGCATGCAAACGGTTGAACTGAAATCGGGGGCTGACGGCCGCATCGATCTGGATGAACTGAAAGCGCATCTGGATGGCGATACTGCTGCGCTGATGATGACCAACCCGAATACAGCCGGTGCTTTTGAATCGGATATCAGGGAGATTTGCCAACTGGTGCACGATGCCGGCGGCCTCGTTTATGGCGATGGCGCCAATCTCAATGCGCTGGTCGGCGTGGCCCGCCCCGGGGATATGGGCATCGACTGCCTGCATATCAATGTGCATAAAACCTTCTCTACTCCGCATGGCGGTGGCGGCCCGGGTGGTGGCCCTGTCGTTGTGAATGAAACACTGGCCCCCTACCTGCCAGTTCCCCGCATAGAGAAACAGGGTAGTCAGTACAAGCTGATTCACCATGATCAACAATCGATTGGCCCGGTACTTGGCTCTGCAGGCCAGATCGGAGTCATGCTGCGCGCCAATGCCTATATCTCAGCCTTTGGCCGCGAGCATCTGCACAAGATTGCCGAAGATGCGGTGCTGAACGCCAACTATGTGCTGCACCGTCTGAAAGAGCGCTACCACGTACCGTTTGAAGGGCTCTGCAAGCATGAGTGCCTGCTCACCGACGAATATCAGAACAGTCACGGCGTAAAAACGCTCGACATTGCCAAACGGCTGATCGATCTCGGCTTCCATCCGATGACCGTCTACTTCCCGCTGATCGTACATGGGGCGATGCTGATCGAACCGACCGAAACCGAGTCCCGCGAGACGCTTGATGCCTTCTGCGATGCAATGCTGGAGATTGCGGATCAGTGTGAAGCCGGTGAAACAGAAATGCTGCACGATGCGCCGGTCAAACCGTTCCGCCGCAGGCTCGATGAGACCCAGGCAGCAAGAAAACCGGTACTGGTCTGGCAGGAGTAA
- a CDS encoding protoporphyrinogen/coproporphyrinogen oxidase, with protein sequence MSERYDLIVVGAGISGLAMAFEAKMAGQKVLVLEKSERAGGCFDSATVAGEKPFWLEMGTHTCFNSYGRLLKIFDKLGLMDQLSAREKQSYKMLADEQLVSIPSRLKFLELFANAWRIFSATKDGKSVADYYRAIVGPKNYQNVFRHAFNAVICQQADEVPADMLFRKRPRDKSVMRSYTFPEGLSRIISELEKRVQCRTGVKIEEITFDKNHGFAVALADTTLHAERLAIATPVLAASRLLQGAFPDVAEQLGWVNEVEIESVGIVINRNDLELDPVAGIIAVDGDFYSAVSRDYIADAELRGFAFHFKPGMLDDEAKVERICKLLNVKRRKLVAVFHKTNRLPAPDMGHHTLMAKVDELLDGKPLALVGNYFEGVAVEDCLARVESEFSRLSGQI encoded by the coding sequence ATGAGTGAGCGATACGATCTGATAGTTGTCGGCGCCGGGATTTCCGGTCTGGCGATGGCATTTGAAGCGAAGATGGCCGGGCAGAAGGTGCTGGTACTGGAGAAGAGCGAGCGGGCCGGCGGCTGCTTTGATTCGGCCACGGTTGCGGGTGAAAAGCCTTTCTGGCTGGAGATGGGGACGCACACCTGCTTCAACTCCTACGGACGGTTATTGAAAATTTTCGACAAACTGGGACTGATGGATCAGCTCAGCGCACGTGAGAAGCAGAGCTACAAGATGCTGGCCGATGAGCAGCTGGTTTCAATTCCTTCTCGGCTGAAATTCCTTGAACTGTTTGCCAACGCATGGCGCATCTTTTCGGCCACGAAGGATGGCAAATCAGTGGCTGACTACTATCGCGCCATTGTCGGGCCGAAAAACTATCAAAATGTATTCCGCCACGCCTTTAACGCCGTGATCTGCCAGCAGGCTGACGAGGTGCCTGCCGACATGCTTTTCCGTAAACGGCCCCGCGATAAAAGTGTGATGCGCAGCTACACCTTCCCTGAAGGGCTGAGCCGTATTATCAGCGAACTGGAGAAGCGCGTGCAGTGCAGGACAGGGGTAAAGATCGAGGAGATCACTTTTGACAAGAATCATGGATTTGCCGTTGCACTAGCCGATACAACCCTGCATGCCGAGCGACTGGCGATTGCAACGCCGGTTCTGGCAGCCTCTCGTCTGTTGCAGGGGGCTTTTCCTGATGTTGCAGAGCAGCTTGGCTGGGTGAATGAGGTGGAGATCGAGTCGGTCGGCATCGTCATCAACAGGAATGATCTGGAGCTGGATCCGGTCGCAGGCATTATTGCAGTCGATGGTGATTTCTATTCCGCTGTTTCCCGCGACTATATTGCAGATGCTGAATTGCGAGGCTTTGCATTTCATTTCAAGCCGGGGATGCTGGACGATGAGGCGAAGGTTGAGCGTATCTGCAAGCTTCTGAATGTGAAAAGAAGAAAGCTGGTGGCGGTTTTCCATAAAACCAACCGGCTGCCGGCACCCGATATGGGGCATCACACACTGATGGCTAAGGTGGATGAGCTGCTGGATGGGAAACCGCTGGCGCTGGTTGGCAATTACTTTGAAGGGGTAGCGGTTGAGGACTGCCTTGCCCGGGTGGAGAGCGAATTTAGTCGTCTGTCCGGCCAGATATGA
- a CDS encoding DUF502 domain-containing protein gives MASLRKYLLAGVVALAPLLVTVALINWLIELSDDALSLLPAGYAPETLIGIDIPGLGIILALLFIITIGMLTTHFIGHHLMRLVDRIMGRIPLVRSIYKATRQLLEATLSDSSSAFQKVVMVPFPDKATMVIGFVTGETAVAIHGASETRVSVFVPSTPVPTTGWLLFVDPVQIVYLDMSVEEGMKLVLSGGTLPAGNGGKPEEQGK, from the coding sequence GTGGCTTCGTTACGTAAATATCTGCTGGCAGGTGTCGTTGCCCTGGCGCCACTGCTGGTTACGGTTGCATTGATCAACTGGTTGATCGAACTCTCTGATGATGCGCTTTCGCTGCTGCCGGCAGGATATGCCCCTGAGACGCTGATCGGCATCGATATCCCGGGTCTGGGTATTATTCTGGCCCTGCTTTTCATTATCACCATCGGCATGCTGACCACTCACTTTATCGGGCACCACCTGATGCGCCTTGTGGATCGAATTATGGGGCGTATCCCGCTGGTGCGATCGATATACAAGGCAACCCGCCAGCTGCTTGAAGCGACTTTGAGCGATAGCTCGAGCGCATTTCAGAAGGTGGTCATGGTACCATTCCCTGACAAGGCAACCATGGTGATAGGCTTTGTCACCGGTGAGACCGCAGTCGCGATTCATGGGGCCAGTGAAACACGGGTGTCTGTCTTTGTCCCCTCTACACCTGTCCCCACGACCGGCTGGCTGCTGTTTGTCGATCCTGTGCAGATTGTCTATCTCGACATGAGTGTCGAAGAGGGGATGAAGCTGGTTCTTTCCGGAGGCACGCTGCCCGCCGGAAATGGAGGCAAGCCTGAGGAGCAGGGCAAATAG